The nucleotide sequence agaatacaacaaattaatatataattttattttaaattaaattatttaaaaagtgtatttgcattaaaaacaaaataataaataagtaaaacttatttgatggtaattttatgacatatatatatatatatatattatgtgaaagaaatataagcttaatatgaaaaaaaatcttaaatacaaaaacctctaaaattaacaaaaaactaataaaaattaaactatgatatcaattgaaagcttcttagacaatattaataaaatatttaagcgataattagacaaatttgatttttttgccagccaaaagtttattattaattaacatcaattatttcaagatgttttagaggacttaaatgatatatgaactatgaatagtagtactttgtaaagttgacttagataacacatttGCACATCATTTCGAGTCCTTTTTTAtgtctaaattcaatttcttcagagcagttattccacaaagagatcgtatgagatattgttatgatattcagatttgtttcttgactattaagaagattgataactgtaaaaatgtctcattcgaatattatatgtctataaccgaatctccaacatgagacaactttgtttaaaaagtaaataatttcatttttcttatattatataataaatatatattatttactgataataaaaacatagttattcatctatcacaaacatatatgcaaatatgtgaatcaagtacaacaatcaaacaacataatgattttcacaaagaaaatttaaaaaatatatttatgttaggtagtcttattttatattctttaaataatgtaatacaatattatacattatttttttagaattgagaaatacatatatatcagttagacaaattaagcgataattagacaaatttgattttttttttgccagctaaaaatttattattaattagcatcagttatttcaagatgtttaagaaaggatggacaaaaaaataggatggacataaatgatatatgaactatgaatagtattttgtaaagctgacttagataacacatctgcacatccatttccaaTTCTTTTTtatgcataaattcaattttttcagagcagttttttcacaaagagatcgtatgagatattttttgatattcagatttgtttcttgactgttaagaagattgataacagtaaaaatgtctcattcaaatatgatatgtttataagttagtccccaacatgagacaagtttgttttaaaagtaaataattttatttttcttatattatataataaatatatattgtttactgataataaaaatatagttattcatctttcacaaataactatgcaaatatgtgaatcaagtacaacaatcaaacaacataatgatttccacaaagaaaatttaaaaaaatatatttatgttatgtagtcttatcttatattatttaaataatgtaatacaatattatacattattttttttagaattgagaaatacatataatatcttatctgCATGTAGCgtggttaaaaaatctagtatattTAATAACCAAAACCGAGTAGATATTACATATCCAAAATCATGTCTGATTAAGATaatatagtataattttattaatataaattgtacatataataaataatgtaaaattaaaattaacgaactattataatatatttattttataaatatttttatccatGCATGAACAGAGAAATAAACACAAaagaataacataaatttttccTTGTCTTCTATATTTTTTAGCAAAAAGTGTGAATTTCCAATATGTTATCCAATGCAATTTTCTTAGATAACAATGAGGTTCACTGCTAATTTATAAGATATCGATGCAATTTTCCTAGATAATAAAAACTGGTGTTTTATATGATTAGTAACTCATATAGTTAATACTCCcttcttgacaaaaaaaacactcTTCTGCATAGACACGTAATAGTAGtctgtttttaattaaacataggttttgtaaattattttggtCAATGAAAATCctctaaccaaaaaaaaaatgtaaattattttgGTCAACATGATTATCTACAAAACTCCAAgtttccaaaatatatatatatatatatttgcaaagagttttggtttggatttttatttttatttcataaacaaatattattttatattttatggtaaaaaataaaaaaattgattttatctcgttatttaaatatactaatttaattttttttaataatatgtaaacaaaatctaaaataaaaattttaaataatttttaatatatgtgaaaactttgaaataatattatttgtgaaaccgGGGAGCAGGTAATACACATTTTAATAGTCTCGATTCTCGAAAACGCTCTAGGCTTCGATATTGTTGGCAGGCACTAGCACCCTCCGCCATTCTTTTGTCTTCTTGCGTCTCCTTTTATAGAATTTGTCTTCtttcatttcaatttttttttatattcagcAATTACTAAACACATAATTGAATAGATCTCATATTAGACAACGTAATGGGAAAGGGTCAGAACTTGACCATTGAAAAAGTCACCGGGCGTATGGCAATAGAGACATAGAATATTGTTCAACTGTTGGAATTATTTTTAAGGGTATATCCATCCCACTcaatttttcttctaaaataaagtaaaaataaatataaaataaaaaatatttcaactcaACTTCATATCTTATTTTATAACGGAGTTtactctataaataaaataatttcttttttgtttgttcatcactctattataaagtgaaaaataaaataggatcaaaacatttttatttcatattaacttatatttcatttttttttaaatagaattttaGGTTAGAGCATCTCTAACATCGAGTATCGTTGTTGAATGTAACGATCGTGGTGTCTACTGTGTCTAGGTCCAAACCGATTCGTAACtactattcatatattttctatatagtAATTATCTACAGATAATTCGACCAAATCCTAAGATGTATGATTCCGATGGGTTAATAGTTAATACTTGTCGGTAATAGCATTAATGTTATGAGAATAAATATGTgagttgctaaaaaaaaaagaataaatatgtGAAACTTGTGGCTGAAAGTTAGTGcagtttataaacttttttcTTACTGAACTTTTTCACAGTTTATGAACTTGTGGCTGAAAATAGACGACTATTACCCATATGTGTGTTTAAGTAGGTGAAAAAGTTAAACCtggaagaaaaaaatagtaGGTCAAATAATAGTGCTCAAGTTTAGCATAATAGTAATGCGCCAGGTGAAATTCAAGAAAACATTCTTGGTGGGTTTGTCGCAGTCGGAGTGATGATATAAACGGATAAAAAGGTTTGGGAAAAAAAGTTGATCAAAgcaataagaaaaagaaaatctgaTGATTAAGTATTTGATTAAATTACAAAagtaaaagaagagaagaagggcCACCATTTTAGcaatcttttgttttatttcttgttCGCTATGAATGATTTCAATGCAGGGATGTTCAGTGCAGTATTATGCGGCAAACAAACTCTCCCAATATGTTAATAGAGGTCGTTATTACtggtctttattttttttaactggtctttatttttatcataccactttcattttttcttgtttgtaACTAAAACAGTGTTAGATTATCTAAGTTTTTCTTACTATTTTGTCTTTTGTTACTCTTTCTAGAAATATCTTACGTGTTCGAAGTATTAATGTcagaatatatacttcaaatattatCTTTATAGGGAATATGATGAGTTTAAGTAGATTTTCCAAGTAAAAATAACATTGattctaatatttttacatggcgacataatatatatgagtgaaaaataacaaattttacaGAATAGTAAGGTGTGAAATCAAATAACCGAAGTCACATAACCACGTAaatcttttaatatttgttgtttACAAATTCTAATTAATGGAAATGTGGAATGAATCAATTAGAATCCGGATCTGCAGGGTTGTGGAATCTATTAATACTTATTAACGTTACCCGGTATGTCTACGATTATGATTACTCCTAAGTTAtaataatgtaaaaataaaaaagaagagagagtaGATAATCGCTCAAGAACTATAAGTTATATTATctaacttcaatatatatagtatgcatacaatataatatactaatatatgattATCACCAACTTTATATTCGAGAAagaaccaaaacccaaaaccccatTGATCTTTTCTGTTGATACAAAGAAACCACAATCTCATTCCGATAACTTTCTTACAAAGTTGTTGTCATCGTCGCTgttcttgttagattttagttCACATACAAGTTGTCGGAGTTCAGAAGCTTCTTCTTTGAGTTTAGAATTCTCCTTCAATACGCTATCTTGAGTCTCCGATACACGGTTCAGCTTATCAATAAGACAGTTGTTCTCGTTGCGAAGCCTTATCACctgagaccagagttcatcaaGATGTCTCTGTTTCCTCATCCTCGACCTCCTAGCGGATTCTCTGTTTGAAAGCATCCTCCTCTGTTTCCTCTCGTCGACTATGATGAtgctctgatgatgatgatgctgatgATCTTCATCGGAAGTTGAGTTGTTGCCCATCATGAGATCTTGACGGATGGATGATGATGAGTAGTTGTTGTTGATGAGATCATTTAAGTATGTTAAGGAAGAGGAAGATGTTGGAGATGAGGGCATATTTATTATGTTGAATTCCGTCGGGAGTGTTCCTAAGTTTTCCGGCGATAATATTGATAATATCCGGTGATTTCCGCCGGAATCATTGATGTATTTGGTTTCTAAGAGTAAGAGATGAATATGAAAGAGTTCGTATACTTAATTTTATTTGTGGGAAGAAGTTGGTTTAAAGCAAGAGGACGGGTTAGGAGTGTTTTATAATGTTGGAGAAATAGAAAAGGAATGCATCATGGACAAGTGGGTCCAATGGATAGTGTGTATATTATTGTAGAGCGTATTATGCAAAAAATCCTTTTTAATCATAAATCCTAATTTATTTAATCAGAAGAGTGAAAAAGAACCATACAAAATTACATACTCATAGATCATTTGAATAAACGGCATATTTTACGTAGTTTCACAGTTTTTGAAGGAAATTATTTGACATAGTTTCACAGTTTTTGAAGGAAATTATTTGATTACTTAATGTTCAAAGCTTCGTCTCCGAATTATCCCTCATTCATATCTTCTCTCCCTTATATTGCATGCGTTGTCTCAGGTAGGTTATTGAAGCTTCTCTGATTCTCCTCTTGCATGTACCATGCGTGTATGGCCAGTTCTAGGCAGGGCCAGCTTAACACTATTATAAGTTTTAaggtaaaaaaattgtttttactcTCTAAGATTTATATTCATATAAtgtttaaactattttaaattttaattagtaatatttgtatattttgtgatacaaataaaactatatacatatcaaatatttttgggcatttttcaattttatttattatatttatgatttttttatataaaaatattgatttataaaagaaattagaCTCCTTAACTATTAATATACGGGAAGATACGGATTTGGATCCGGAGCACTCACACCCTTTGTCTTCTACTTAGCCGGCCTTGGTTCTGGGTAAAGCAAAATGGTTTAACCCTCAAATGTTTTTAAACTAACAATATAGATAGACCATATGACGTCAAATTCTagtaattttttattcaaatttattttaaaatgtttatgatCCTTTAAATTTCGAGATGACCCTGTGTTGCATCTTTGTACGCGGTTTTAGTTAACCAGGTTTGTGTCACCTATTTGCTTGGCGTTGGAGATTTCTTTGGAGAATTGAGGCTGTTTATTGTTCCGGTTGACGTTAtggttgttttggttttgtgatGTTATCTTACTTGTCCTTCTTGGTTTGGAGAATTAAGTATTGTTTTAGTTAGATTAACCATTCTCGCCTAAAATGGGTTCTCGCCACTAATTTTGTTTGGATATATATGTGAAGCttccttttacttttttttagttGGTGGATGCTTTCTATTTCAAGTTTTggttttaaatactttttaatatgtttttcgCTTTCAGTTTATAACTTTCTTGTTTTGCCTTAACCTTTAAAATGGTTCTTATTTTGATATTTACCATGTTGTATTCATCAACCCTATAATTGAAAAACTTCTTTGAAAAAGGTATGTGGAAGGCAAGAAACTGCCCCTTATACACAAACCTTCGTCTAATCAGCCTCAATGATCAACATCATGTGACTCTACACTTGGTTTTCAGTTCATTTTTTAAAgaagtatatattaaaaaaagattatttagaaagaaacaaaaatcgtTCAAAACCCTTTTTGATATATCAAATTGACAGTTCAGTGGAAAATACTATAACAAAATATGCAGAGAGATCTACAGAAAGAAGCGTTGGCTTGTTACAAGAATTTTAGAAAGATGCATCTGACCATCAATAACACTTAGATTCTTATCGAATGTGCGTGATACAACATATGTCAAATCTACTATACcttgtttgaaaaatatttggatGCTTTtctttgagaaatattgtatggTTTTTTCTTATTCAAGTACATACGTTCAGTTCATAACTATACATATACACAAAATAGACGTATCTACTACGAAGCTTGCGAAGAGCGAACCGGAGTTTAGTGGCTAACATAACCTTTTTAAAAACATCTTATTgtccaaagaaaattaaatatatttggaCAGAAACACGATATAATTTGATAGCTGGGTCCTGAAATTTGTTATGAGTGGGTCCAAACATTTTCTAGTGACCACTCGTGGCCAATAATGACCAACTAATGCACCAAATAACAATTCAGCAagacataacttttttttttgtaacatcaaGACATAACTTAAAACCATTTATTTACATGCTTAACTTCTATTCTTGTTATTTTCTCCACATTaaatataatcatttaaacCTACATAATTATCtaaatgaagaaaacaaatgcaaaatgtCGAATAAAGATGATcaattttatcttttgattatGTAGATTATGCATTAGCATACACGTAAAGTTTAATTAAAGCTCGAATTTGTAACTTACAAGTTACAGATACACTTAAATATGTATGTATGAGAATATATTCTTATAAACCTTATACCGCCTAAAAGAATTTACAAAATCTATCTTTTTGaaataagaatttttaaaataagttgTCGTTGATTTCCtaaaatataccgtaaatttCCTAAAATTTGTGTGCTAGAAAATCACATTAAGAGGTCCTAGTGGAGAATGCTAACTTCACTGGAAAGTTCCTATAGCAACAAGAAAAGAAATACATCTCAACTACAAATCAAATTGCGACGATATATGATCATTCAAAGGCGTTAAAGAAGAAGAGTGTAtgcaaaattttgatattttgatgaattatgtATGACCAGTCCCCACATAATTTAAAGGGCTTATTTGCTAAAtagccaaaaaaataaaattagatttttagagaaagattagagaaagataggaagagaaagtaggagagagagggtatttttagttagttagtgaattttgtttttttttgtgtctacTGGGTGCAATTTCTCTAATTTAAAACACttccacatatttttttttcatgatctCTGttggttattttatattcaaGATTTGTAATCTTATCtttattaactatattaattgaCTGAAAAAGAAATTGGGATATACAATAATATGATGATAATATTAATCTTGGTAGCTCCATTTTATCGCTTATTCGCTTATAAACATCTATCAAAGGCTTGTTTGCTACCTATTGGTTTCAGTCTCGATCGAACTCAGAATCATTTTCTATTAaaaagtatgttttttttttgaagaaatattaaaaagtatgtTGCTACAATAGTACTTAAACAATTAAATTAAGGTAGTGATCCACTCGTGCTTTCTCTTCCAacactaattaattaattaattaattaatcactTAACCTATCTGTTTAGATTACGTAAGCCTTTCTGTAATCCATATTTTTCATGGACGCGTATCAACCCCactaaataaaagttaaaaatgcGAATAATTTTCTGAGTTTTGGTTTGCAGGTACATTGATCAGATCATATAATTGCAGGATTAAATTGTACTTAATAATGAATGGTTTGATAATCCCGAGTATCTATCTCGAGttgctttcttcttttttataacCATTGGAGGTGCAATATATCGATACGTCTCTATCCGTTCGTATTcatatgataaaatattataaggCTTCGTACGTCCTCTTTTCATATAGTTATTTTACGATTAAGGAGAGCCACAtgaaatcatatataaaaataaagaaaattagaTGTTATATACTAATCAGAGAAATATATCATTGGCACTTTTTAACCTAACTTCTGTCAAATGGCGTCAGCAAATGTCAACTTCgaagaatataattatatgaatcTCCATTTTCGGATTTGAGGCACTAATTTATACTActccatttttattataaacattttatacattttataccCATACAAAACATATGATTAAAACATATCAgagttaatattattttctttttaaagagCACACCAAAATTTTACTTCATACTTTATTTAAtagaatataaaaatttatattcataaaataaaataaattatttttgaatttgcGGGGAAACTAGTTAATCATTATAGTCTTGTAAAATTTCTTATCTATAATTatcatatcttatatattaaaacagaagtcacaaccttgattcatgtgtgatcttaagaaaaaaatagactTAATGGACCTATTTCTAGAAAATCATATTacttaatctctaatcttatcattattATTCTTAACTAATCGATACACATTTGAACTTCCCTTTAATCTTTCACAATATTTACACCCAAATACCATTGTGAATAATATttcctattttttaaataaatttaacgaCATTAAATAATTTCCTAAACTCAGCACCACTTCTATCGATTTCTCACACCACATTTAATCTATTAACGTTATTTGGTCATCTTCCTCATCCGACTCAGTCAGAGCTTCATACCAAAGCatcctaaaaaaataaaaccatttcttgattttttttttgagcactAAAGTTCAACAATAAAATACAGATCTTGATCATTTTTTAATCATACCGATTATCATCACAATGCATCAGCAAATTTATTGATTATAACAAAGTTTCATAACACATTAATGAAATTTTGGTATTTCTCTTTATGGCAAAATTTCTCTATAGATGAAGAAGACAATAGATTGGTTTGCTCCCTCTAAATTAATTGTCTTTCAAATAACCAAAATCAATAAACCAGAGTCATCTTCTCAAAATAgaaatctaataaataaatatattttattaaatcaagATATATTACTTGACAAAATCTAAGGTTAACAAAACCGAAATCTACTCACATTAATTCCCACTGATATAGGCATCCTAATAAACTAATGTATCTTCCAAAAAACTTAATTACGTGATTCACTCACATTAGTACTTTCCTTATCCAATAAATTCTAACAATATAAGGATATCAAGGAAGTTTAAAAAGGGGATATTAAAGATGAGTGATAAAGTACATTTTTGACATCCcattgattttcttttaatattacaAGTAGGTCATTaccatttaattttaattgtgatataatttatttaatttaagcaaaaaaatattctcataTTAAACgtttttgaaaactatttttggaCCTATTCATGTTGCCTAACACTATTATTGAATAATTAATGATGCAGAATTTTCGTAActataaatttcttttattattcttattaaCTTTTCATTTTGTGTATTAAAATATCCATTCAAAATAGATAGTCAATGTatttatttgtatgtatattGTTAGTGACACTTTTACTAACAACCTAAGTCGGACTAAGTTATCATACGAAATTGAAGTTTAAGATTCCGAACTTCATATGTAAACTTGACTCTATAATCaagaattaaataaattatacaccGTCATGATATTTTTTGTACTAGATTCtagcatatatattttatgagtATGGGTTCattcttaaactttttttttaattttctagcTTACATAGAAAAAATACAATAGCAAAAGCTGCAAAACTATATATGCTAGACGcaaattatttcatatttaacAACTCTTTaactaaaaattcaataaacatataataaaccaaaaattcatGATTGTACGTCTATATAAAGCGTATTTAAGATTTAATTTCAAACtatatctttaatattttttttttatataagcaactactatatctttaatcaaaaaattgttatcagCAGGATCTTATTCTAGACAAAATGTTCACATCTAAACAACCTTTGATGATGTTTGCTTATTTTAATAtctgaaaacttttttttttccgttttacaaaagaaaagaattttttttaataataccCGTTGAGAATTTTTTCATgatcataaattatttattctaaatatttgtaaatcaaTGTATTTTCTAGATTCCGATCTTAACAAATGgtacaaaactattttttagaatctatagttattaaaaacataggtacaaattttgaattattcaaattatcttaaaataaaaaccgAACCAGAACtaaattgaacttaaaaattTATCAGGTTCCTAACAT is from Brassica napus cultivar Da-Ae chromosome A2 unlocalized genomic scaffold, Da-Ae chrA02_Random_34, whole genome shotgun sequence and encodes:
- the LOC106424429 gene encoding LOW QUALITY PROTEIN: basic leucine zipper 43 (The sequence of the model RefSeq protein was modified relative to this genomic sequence to represent the inferred CDS: deleted 2 bases in 1 codon; substituted 1 base at 1 genomic stop codon); translation: MIPAEITGYYQYYRRKTXELPTEFNIINMPSSPTSSSSLTYLNDLINNNYSSSSIRQDLMMGNNSTSDEDHQHHHHQSIIIVDERKQRRMLSNRESARRSRMRKQRHLDELWSQVIRLRNENNCLIDKLNRVSETQDSVLKENSKLKEEASELRQLVCELKSNKNSDDDNNFVRKLSE